The region AAAACATTTTAGTTTATATCAACAACTTTATTATTGCCAATAACATTTTCTAATAAAAGCATTAGGTGTATACCCTATACAAATATGTGTAATGCTATTAAATACATCGATTTTCAATCTTAAACTTTACTCAGTCAATCTTTGCACACATCCAGCGCATCCTGTTTCTCCTCAGCCAGCTCTTTGCCTGTGTTGTCCAACATTTTGCGTGCAAAGTCAGAGATTGTGAGACCTTCAACAATCTTCCATTTACCATTGTTAACGGTGACGGGGAATGAGAAGACAACATCCTTGGGTGTGCCATAAGATCCATCAGACACAACACCCATACTCACCCATCGGTCACCTGTGCCAAGGAACCAATCCCTCATATGATCAGAAGCAGCCTTAGCTGCAGACAAGGCAGACGACATTTTCCTTGCAGCAATGACAGCAGCGCCTCGTTTTTGTACAGTGGACACGAAGGTGTTTGTTAGGTATTCATTATCATTTATGACAGCTGGGACTGGTTTCTGGGCACCTCCGACAGTCACCACAGCATTAGAGGCATCAGGGAACTGAGTGGAAGAGTGGTTACCCCAGATGACAACATTCTTTACATCCTTCACTGGTACTCCAAGTTTAGCTGCCAATTGTGACTGGGCACGGTTTTGATCCAGACGAGTCATTGCTGTGAAGTTTTCCTTGGGAATAGAAGGAGCATATTTAGAGCAGATGAAGGCATTAGTATTGGCAGGGTTGCCAACAACAAGAACTTTGATGTCTTTGCGAGCAACTTTATCAATCGCCTGTCCCTGCTCTTTGAAAATGCGAACATTGGCAGAGAGAAGATCTTTTCTTTCCATGCCTTCTTTCCTGGGCATAGCACCAACAAGGAAGGCGGCAGCAACATCCTTAAATGCCTCCTCGGGGCTAGCTGTGGGTAGGACACCAACAAGAAGAGGTAGTGCACAGTCAGCCAGTTCCATTACCACACCTTCCAAGACGCCCATCATAGGGGCGATATCTAGAAGGTGGAGGTAGACAGGCTGCTCAGGGCCAAACACTGCCCCAGACGCGATTTGGTACAGCAAGGAGTAGGCGATTTGACCCGCCGCTCCGGTAACGACCACCTTAATTGGTGCAGCCTGAAAAAAACAGAACAAAATAGGTTTATACAATAATCATTCTAAAATTCTAATAAGATTCTTGTTACAATGACAATATGCAACATCAGCATTTGTGCACAACTTTTTTTACGAAATTACAGTAAGAATAAGAATACATAATTTTATTCTATGAGATCCCAATTAATTACCATGGCAACTAGTTTAGGTTCTATGATAGTGGTTTCTAAAGAATCTTCAGTTTTGGATCCCCAACAGCACGCCATGTCTCAACCCGATCAAATAAAtagcataaaattaaaaactaaaactttTTTTCTACCTATTAATGATTAGATTAATTTACTTATCATAATCATGATAAGGATAGTGCAAAGTACCTAGAACACCAGCAACCGGTTACTTGACTGGGCGGTAAAAAACATAGTGCAGTCATTCATATTAGCTAAATTGCTAATTAAGGATACAGAATTTAAACAACCTTTAAAGGTAAACTACGAGTAAGAAGTAACCTACAAATTTTAAAGTTAttcaagataaaaaaaaaatcaaactacaATAAAGGTCAAACTAAAGTCAATGGAATAATACTAGTAAACAAATTCCATGTCTTACCATGTCTTCGGTCTCAATGGATTATTTcacaaaaataaccaaaaagACGTCGCGTTTATCAAACAATAAAAGCGTGAAGGTCGAGATATCGCCAACCGCCAACTGCACACGACACGACCTCTATCTTTTTTATTAGCTTGAATCTTGAGTTGAGTgcaaattaaaactatatttttatcACTCCCAACTAAGTGAATGGCACAGACTGTGAATGGATTTCCTGATAACACTGATTTCCGTCTCATCGATCGACCATTCATTCGCTCttcctgaggggctaccgcgaaaaccgaaattcgcaaattgcggggatcttactcttttactccaatgaaggcgtaattagagtgacagagaaaaatgcccgcaattgacgattttcggtattggcggtagccctactgttcTACCCAATAACCATAGACCAAAGACAAAGAGTattcagaggggctaccgcgaaaaccgaaattcgcaaattgcggcgatctttctcttttactccaataaaggcgtaattagagtgacagagaaagatgcccgcaatttgcgaacttcgattttcgcggttatagctcaGGTTGGAGTTGTACTAGAAATATCGGCAGCTTTTCGGTTTACTCAAACAGCCGCGATTTAAAGTGACAGATGACATAACAAAATAACCTCAATTTCTTTTAATGTGGAAGATTTTCTTATAGACGATACTAACGCATAAAATTTCTAATAAAACGCCTCATTTTAGGTATTCTTTACTAAAATATTGATTTTCAAGGGAAAAGCACGACATCAAAATGTCGTCGCTTTTACGTTCCACTAAATTTGTGCGATACTTCACGGGTGCGGCAAGAACGCTGATATTGAACTCCGCTAAGACTGCAGAATCTAATTTATTGGTCAATCCTATTGCACTGTGTTCCGCTAACAAGTAAGtatgatttatatttaagtaagtaagaattatgaaaaaatgtttcttaataatatacataactacttaatttattatttatgaattaCTCAATTAAACCGTATTAGGCTGTATGTATCTATTACATTAGTTATTTAGTGATTCTATGTGACTACATAGGTTTATTGTGTGCCAAGCAGACAGCACAAACAATCTATGGATGCTAGTTTATAGAAGTGTCACATGCATGTTGCTGGCCCTGTTAATATAAAACAGGAGAAACTATGTGTTGACTGCTTAAAGTATAAATGCACACTTGCACAGCTATTGCCATCAAGGCATTGTGTGTTTAatttataacaattattatAAGACAATCTTATACAAATCAACCTGGTTCTACAGTATTGTATAACAGAatgatatataattataattttttcagtgTACTTTTGCGCGATTATGCCACTTCCAAAAAAGCAGAAAGTCTTGAACCTTTGCTACAAAAATTGGATTCAGAAGCAAGAAGATTTGGCCGCATTACCAAGAAAGACATTGATGAGGTTTTTGATGAGATAAGATCAAAGAATGACATCACTAGTTCCCAGTCGTTGCTTGTAATACGGTGTTGTGGTAAGAAAGTCAATAACtcttgaaaatatttgaagtaTGTATTAGTAAATGAGCCCACATAATACATATCGTCGTTGCGCTTACCAAATCTGATATGTGcgagattttaatcaaatgaaaTAATACCTTGTGTATTTTGTTGCTAGGTGactatttgtcaatcaaaaatcgaGCACATATCAGCTTTGGAAAGCGCAACGACGATATTATAAATGTacttattgtaaaaaaattaacaaataaaataaaagtctcgTTGTCCCAGCCTTATGCAGCCTTTCAATGAATGTTATGCATTAAAAGTAAACTTGCATatcaggcggtctagcataagttgcgttctcgcgcgcgagttcATACTTGAAGTCGTGCTAGATGTATGGAGGCGCGCGCGAGAACACAACTCATGTTAGACTGACTGAATGATATTCCAATAATGTCATGTAGTTATTGTGCATTTCGCTTGTACTTGTCCATACATGTATTGATGTCGGTGTATGTTCAAATTGGCCTGATagtgtaaatatataatatggGCAGACATAACAAACCACTTGCTATGACTAGGCTACAtgacataaaattattacaacAACATTCATTCTCATGTATTTTATAGGTGAACTTGTACCAGAAGAATTACCAGAACAAAGGACACTCTTAGTCCAAAAGATATGGAGTGTACTTACAGAACGGGGTATCCCTATGGACATTTCTCACTACAATGCTCTACTGAGGGTCTACATAGAAAATGAGCACCCGTTTTCACCAGCCCAGTTCCTTGAAGAACTGGAGAAGAAAGGACTGCAGCCTAACAGGTTTGGCAACAACATTTTATGAAACTGCTAAGCTGTGCATTGCTTAGAAGTTATCCACCCCCAGCATTACCATAAAAATAGATATCTTTTAAGAACTTTTACAAACAAAACACCATAAATATTATCAACATTGCAGGGTGACTTACCAAAGGCTTATGTGGCGTTATTGTCAAGAAGGAGATGTTGAGGGTGCAACAAAAGTTTTAGAAAAAATGAGAGAGCTTAGCATGCCAGTGTCAGAACCAGTTCTAAATGCCCTGGTCATGGGCCATGCATTCCACGGAGACACAGATGGTGCCAAGGCAGTGCTTGAGACAATGGCTGGAGCAGGCCTGCAGCCGACTAACCGTACCTATACTCTTCTTGCCTGTGGGTATGCTAAGCAAGGAGATATTGCAGGTGTTGAAAGTGTCATCAAAACTGCAACTGACAAGGATGCTTACTTGACTGATAAGGTATGTTCTAATCaggttgtttttattaatttatgatTGTCTCTGGTCTCActtatagtgtgtagctttcaaatagaacTCGacgctaatcctattgtctattgttaagtaaaaccgcacgtgctacttacctgcaaaaaagggtcttaattattctatttggcacccgAGTCCAatgctcaaaaaaccagtgtaggt is a window of Cydia splendana chromosome 1, ilCydSple1.2, whole genome shotgun sequence DNA encoding:
- the LOC134791495 gene encoding malate dehydrogenase, cytoplasmic isoform X2; this encodes MAAPIKVVVTGAAGQIAYSLLYQIASGAVFGPEQPVYLHLLDIAPMMGVLEGVVMELADCALPLLVGVLPTASPEEAFKDVAAAFLVGAMPRKEGMERKDLLSANVRIFKEQGQAIDKVARKDIKVLVVGNPANTNAFICSKYAPSIPKENFTAMTRLDQNRAQSQLAAKLGVPVKDVKNVVIWGNHSSTQFPDASNAVVTVGGAQKPVPAVINDNEYLTNTFVSTVQKRGAAVIAARKMSSALSAAKAASDHMRDWFLGTGDRWVSMGVVSDGSYGTPKDVVFSFPVTVNNGKWKIVEGLTISDFARKMLDNTGKELAEEKQDALDVCKD
- the LOC134791495 gene encoding malate dehydrogenase, cytoplasmic isoform X1: MACCWGSKTEDSLETTIIEPKLVAMAAPIKVVVTGAAGQIAYSLLYQIASGAVFGPEQPVYLHLLDIAPMMGVLEGVVMELADCALPLLVGVLPTASPEEAFKDVAAAFLVGAMPRKEGMERKDLLSANVRIFKEQGQAIDKVARKDIKVLVVGNPANTNAFICSKYAPSIPKENFTAMTRLDQNRAQSQLAAKLGVPVKDVKNVVIWGNHSSTQFPDASNAVVTVGGAQKPVPAVINDNEYLTNTFVSTVQKRGAAVIAARKMSSALSAAKAASDHMRDWFLGTGDRWVSMGVVSDGSYGTPKDVVFSFPVTVNNGKWKIVEGLTISDFARKMLDNTGKELAEEKQDALDVCKD